From the genome of Candidatus Hydrogenedentota bacterium, one region includes:
- a CDS encoding TenA family protein, whose protein sequence is MTAEDLWRENLDLAMACFDHPFVQGIASGALPPQRFARYMEQDAYFLDAFARAYALALAKSPDREGFFVLKDLMDGVLEELKLHQEIAQRHDLNLEPRPDPATLAYTDFLMGVAGISPIGEIIAAVTPCMRLYAWLGQELARQLAHDSPYRDWVITYSGAEFESLARRVEDLLDRYAVRTERVRSNYRRAMELELSFFDAAWHK, encoded by the coding sequence ATGACCGCCGAAGATCTCTGGAGAGAAAACCTCGACCTTGCCATGGCGTGCTTCGATCACCCGTTTGTGCAGGGTATCGCATCCGGCGCCTTGCCTCCGCAGCGTTTCGCTCGCTATATGGAGCAAGACGCGTATTTCCTCGATGCATTTGCCCGAGCCTACGCACTCGCGCTTGCCAAGAGCCCGGACCGCGAAGGCTTTTTTGTGTTGAAGGATCTGATGGACGGCGTGCTGGAGGAACTGAAGCTGCACCAGGAGATTGCGCAACGCCACGATCTCAACCTTGAGCCGCGACCCGACCCTGCGACCCTTGCGTATACCGATTTCCTAATGGGTGTCGCGGGCATCTCTCCCATCGGCGAGATTATCGCCGCCGTGACTCCGTGTATGCGCCTTTACGCGTGGCTCGGGCAAGAACTTGCCCGGCAACTTGCTCACGACAGTCCGTACCGCGATTGGGTCATTACGTATAGTGGCGCCGAATTCGAATCGCTGGCCCGTCGCGTGGAGGACCTGCTGGATCGCTACGCCGTGCGCACCGAGCGCGTTCGAAGCAACTACCGCCGAGCCATGGAATTGGAACTGAGTTTTTTTGACGCCGCCTGGCACAAGTAG
- a CDS encoding type 1 glutamine amidotransferase: MASSKGLAIVLVENIYENLELHYPRLRLQEAGYDVKVVGPTKGETYGSKEGYPAVADLAFDEVNPQHVRILVVPGGFAPDKLRRYPACLRLVSEAWNAGAIVGSICHAGWVPISARIVKGKRMTSVNAIKDDLENAGAIWVDEPCVTDGRMVSAQVPKDLPAFMSAILELGETP; the protein is encoded by the coding sequence ATGGCCTCTTCCAAAGGGCTCGCTATTGTCCTCGTGGAGAACATCTACGAGAATCTCGAGTTGCACTATCCGCGCCTGCGTCTGCAAGAAGCAGGGTATGACGTAAAGGTGGTCGGTCCCACAAAAGGCGAGACCTACGGTTCGAAAGAGGGCTATCCTGCGGTTGCCGACCTGGCATTCGATGAAGTCAATCCGCAGCATGTCCGAATCCTGGTCGTGCCTGGCGGGTTCGCGCCCGACAAGCTTCGACGCTATCCGGCCTGTCTCAGACTTGTCTCTGAGGCATGGAATGCAGGCGCTATTGTCGGTTCTATTTGTCATGCAGGCTGGGTGCCCATCAGCGCGCGCATCGTAAAGGGCAAGCGCATGACCAGCGTTAATGCCATCAAAGACGACTTGGAAAATGCCGGGGCCATTTGGGTCGACGAACCGTGTGTTACCGATGGACGCATGGTGTCTGCTCAAGTTCCCAAGGACTTGCCTGCCTTTATGAGCGCCATTCTTGAATTAGGGGAAACGCCATGA